Proteins from a genomic interval of Sphingopyxis sp. QXT-31:
- a CDS encoding phosphatidylserine decarboxylase, which yields MSSISSNRPGGGIKWHWPSIHPEGRKFVLIAAIVTLCFFLLGWPIVPWLMLGVTAWVAAFFRDPVRITPVGADYIVAPADGLITQIAEVPPPPEIAGADGLGAAPMLRVSIFMSVFDVHINRTPIAGTLRKIVYIPGKFVNADLDKASEENERQHFVVERADGLRVGFTQIAGLVARRILPFVSMGQEVSTGQRIGLIRFGSRVDVYLPAGTTPQVLLGQRTLAGETVVARIGTSAVIDGIGQ from the coding sequence ATGTCTTCCATCTCTTCCAACCGCCCCGGTGGCGGTATCAAGTGGCACTGGCCCTCGATCCATCCCGAGGGACGCAAATTCGTCCTGATCGCGGCCATCGTCACCCTCTGCTTCTTCCTGCTCGGCTGGCCGATCGTGCCTTGGCTGATGCTCGGCGTCACCGCGTGGGTCGCGGCTTTCTTTCGCGATCCGGTGCGCATCACCCCGGTGGGCGCCGATTATATCGTCGCGCCCGCCGACGGGCTGATCACGCAGATCGCCGAAGTGCCCCCGCCGCCGGAGATCGCGGGCGCCGATGGGCTCGGCGCCGCGCCGATGCTGCGCGTCTCGATCTTCATGAGCGTGTTCGACGTCCACATCAACCGCACCCCGATCGCCGGCACGCTGCGCAAGATCGTCTATATCCCCGGCAAATTCGTCAACGCCGACCTCGACAAGGCGAGCGAGGAGAATGAGCGCCAGCATTTCGTCGTCGAGCGCGCCGACGGCCTGCGCGTCGGTTTCACCCAGATCGCCGGGCTCGTCGCGCGGCGCATCCTGCCCTTCGTCAGCATGGGGCAGGAGGTTTCGACCGGCCAGCGCATCGGGCTGATCCGCTTCGGCAGCCGCGTCGACGTCTATCTGCCCGCGGGCACCACGCCGCAGGTGCTGCTCGGCCAGCGCACGCTGGCGGGCGAAACCGTCGTTGCGCGCATCGGAACGTCTGCGGTCATCGACGGTATCGGGCAGTAA
- the tsf gene encoding translation elongation factor Ts: protein MAEITAALVKELRDRTGAGMMDCKKALAENNGDIEASIDWLRTKGLAAAAKKAGRVAAEGLVGVATDGTRGAMVEVNSETDFVAKNEQFQTFVRDVTNVALAGSITDIEALGAASYPSGGTVAEALTQNIATIGENQSLRRSAIMSVNSGVVTAYVHNAAAPGMGKIGVLVALESTAGADVLEPLGKQLAMHVAAANPLALNGDDLDADLVARERAIAEEKAAQSGKPADIVAKMVDGGIAKFRKENALLSQLFVMDGKTPVAEVVAAAGKDVGATITLKGFTRFQLGEGIEKEESDFAAEVAAVAGV, encoded by the coding sequence ATGGCTGAGATTACGGCCGCTCTCGTCAAGGAACTGCGCGACCGCACCGGCGCGGGCATGATGGATTGCAAGAAGGCGCTCGCCGAGAACAACGGCGACATCGAAGCGTCGATCGACTGGTTGCGCACCAAGGGCCTCGCCGCCGCCGCCAAGAAGGCCGGCCGCGTCGCCGCCGAGGGCCTGGTCGGTGTCGCCACCGACGGCACCCGCGGCGCGATGGTCGAGGTCAACAGCGAAACCGACTTCGTCGCCAAGAACGAACAGTTCCAGACCTTCGTCCGCGACGTCACCAACGTGGCGCTCGCCGGCAGCATCACCGACATCGAGGCGCTGGGCGCTGCGAGCTATCCCTCGGGCGGCACCGTCGCCGAGGCGCTGACGCAGAACATCGCCACCATCGGCGAGAACCAGTCGCTGCGCCGCTCGGCGATCATGTCGGTGAACTCGGGCGTCGTGACCGCCTATGTCCACAACGCCGCGGCGCCGGGCATGGGCAAGATCGGCGTGCTCGTCGCGCTCGAATCGACCGCCGGTGCCGACGTTCTCGAACCGCTGGGCAAGCAGCTGGCGATGCACGTCGCCGCCGCTAACCCGCTGGCGCTGAACGGCGACGACCTCGACGCCGACCTCGTCGCGCGCGAACGTGCGATCGCCGAAGAAAAGGCCGCCCAGTCGGGCAAGCCCGCCGACATCGTCGCCAAGATGGTGGACGGCGGCATCGCCAAGTTCCGCAAGGAAAACGCACTGCTGTCGCAGCTGTTCGTGATGGACGGCAAGACCCCGGTCGCCGAAGTCGTCGCGGCCGCCGGCAAGGACGTCGGTGCGACGATCACGCTCAAGGGTTTCACCCGCTTCCAGCTCGGCGAAGGCATCGAGAAGGAAGAAAGCGATTTCGCGGCGGAAGTCGCGGCGGTCGCCGGCGTATAA
- a CDS encoding carbon-nitrogen hydrolase family protein, producing MTDAPAPPLIALVQMTSGIDPETNLAVTDRALGAAAEAGAIMAFLPEMSVLLDRDRARSAAHIAREEDSAWIATYGAMARRHGLWLHTGSAPFLSDDGSRRVNRSHVIAADGTVAARYDKIHMFDVSLPSGENWSESSSYAGGEALVVVDTPVGRLGLSICYDLRFPELYRALTERGAELLAIPAAFTVSTGEAHWHVLMRARAIETGCHVLAAAQAGVHADGRSTYGHSLAVAPWGEVLGEAQPVPGEDFTLVVAPVDRAATERARQAIPLARSRANRAVDL from the coding sequence ATGACCGATGCCCCTGCCCCACCCCTGATCGCCCTCGTCCAGATGACGAGCGGCATCGATCCCGAGACCAATCTGGCGGTGACGGACCGCGCGCTCGGCGCGGCGGCAGAGGCGGGCGCCATCATGGCCTTTTTACCCGAAATGTCGGTGCTGCTCGACCGCGACCGTGCGCGGTCGGCGGCACATATCGCGCGCGAGGAGGATAGCGCGTGGATCGCGACCTATGGCGCGATGGCACGGCGCCACGGGCTGTGGCTCCACACGGGATCGGCGCCCTTCCTGTCCGACGACGGCAGCCGCCGGGTCAATCGCAGCCATGTGATCGCCGCCGACGGCACGGTCGCGGCGCGCTACGACAAGATCCATATGTTCGACGTCTCGCTGCCCTCGGGCGAGAACTGGAGCGAATCGTCGAGCTATGCCGGCGGCGAGGCGCTGGTCGTGGTCGATACGCCCGTGGGCCGGCTGGGGCTCAGCATCTGTTACGACCTGCGCTTCCCCGAACTCTATCGCGCGTTGACCGAGCGCGGCGCCGAACTGCTCGCGATTCCCGCCGCCTTCACCGTCTCGACCGGCGAGGCGCACTGGCACGTCCTGATGCGCGCGCGGGCGATCGAGACCGGCTGCCATGTGCTCGCGGCGGCGCAGGCGGGAGTGCATGCCGACGGGCGATCGACCTATGGCCATAGCCTGGCGGTCGCGCCGTGGGGCGAGGTGCTGGGCGAAGCGCAGCCAGTGCCGGGCGAGGATTTCACGCTGGTGGTGGCGCCGGTCGACCGCGCCGCGACGGAGCGGGCGCGTCAGGCGATTCCACTGGCGCGGTCGCGGGCGAATCGCGCAGTTGACCTCTAG
- a CDS encoding CDP-alcohol phosphatidyltransferase family protein, translating into MTEREEVPADAAGRRIGGIPLRAFVPNAITILALCSGLTGVRFGIDGEWAAAITMIIVAGVLDGMDGRIARLLRAQSKFGAELDSLSDVIAFGVSPAMILFLWSLQYAPKFGWTAALALAVCCALRLARFNSRMDADFQPHKSAGFMTGIPAPAGAGLSFVPVYLWLVTENDLFREWYVVMPWAVGVAMLMISAIPTYSWSSFRLRRSWRLFALAGVGLFGAALVTAPWWTLLGVCAIYLTLLPFGIASYARVRRRG; encoded by the coding sequence ATGACCGAGCGCGAGGAGGTTCCAGCGGATGCCGCGGGGCGCCGCATCGGCGGAATTCCGCTGCGCGCTTTCGTCCCCAACGCGATCACGATCCTCGCGCTCTGTTCGGGTCTGACCGGGGTCCGTTTCGGCATCGACGGCGAATGGGCAGCGGCGATCACGATGATCATCGTCGCCGGCGTGCTCGACGGCATGGACGGGCGCATCGCCCGGCTGCTTCGCGCGCAGAGCAAGTTCGGCGCCGAGCTCGATTCGCTGTCCGACGTCATCGCCTTCGGCGTTTCGCCGGCGATGATCCTGTTCCTGTGGTCGCTGCAATATGCCCCGAAATTCGGCTGGACCGCGGCGCTCGCGCTCGCGGTCTGCTGCGCGCTCCGCCTCGCGCGCTTCAATTCGCGCATGGATGCCGATTTCCAGCCGCACAAGTCGGCGGGCTTCATGACCGGCATTCCGGCGCCCGCGGGTGCCGGCTTGTCCTTCGTCCCCGTCTATCTGTGGCTGGTGACCGAAAACGACCTGTTTCGTGAGTGGTATGTCGTGATGCCTTGGGCGGTCGGCGTCGCGATGCTGATGATCTCGGCGATCCCGACCTACAGCTGGTCGTCCTTCCGCCTTCGCCGCTCATGGCGGCTGTTCGCGCTGGCAGGCGTGGGGCTGTTCGGCGCGGCGCTGGTGACCGCGCCCTGGTGGACGCTCCTCGGGGTGTGCGCCATCTATCTGACGCTGCTGCCTTTCGGCATCGCCAGCTACGCGCGGGTCAGGCGGCGCGGCTGA
- a CDS encoding NADP-dependent isocitrate dehydrogenase has product MGKIKVANPVVELDGDEMTRIIWQWIRERLILPYLDVDLHYYDLGIEERDRTDDKITVEAANAIKKYGVGVKCATITPDEQRVEEFGLKKMWKSPNGTIRNILGGVVFREPIVMKNVPRLVPGWTDPIVVGRHAFGDQYKATDFRVPGPGKLRLVFEGEDGTLIDEEVFHFPSSGVAMGMYNLDDSIRDFARASLNYGLAREWPVYLSTKNTILKAYDGRFKDLFEEVFNAEFKAQFDALGIVYEHRLIDDMVASALKWSGKFVWACKNYDGDVQSDTVAQGFGSLGLMTSVLMTPDGQTVESEAAHGTVTRHYRMHQQGKATSTNPIASIFAWTGGLKHRGKLDDNAALIKFADDLEKVCVATVESGKMTKDLALLIGPDQNWLTTEGFFEAIVDNLEAKMGS; this is encoded by the coding sequence ATGGGCAAGATCAAGGTAGCGAACCCGGTCGTCGAACTCGACGGCGACGAAATGACGCGGATCATCTGGCAGTGGATTCGCGAGCGCCTGATCCTCCCCTATCTCGACGTCGACCTCCACTATTACGACCTCGGCATCGAGGAGCGCGACCGCACCGACGACAAGATCACCGTCGAGGCTGCGAACGCGATCAAGAAATATGGCGTGGGCGTGAAATGCGCCACGATCACCCCCGACGAACAGCGCGTCGAAGAATTCGGGCTCAAGAAGATGTGGAAGTCGCCGAACGGCACGATCCGCAACATCCTGGGCGGCGTGGTGTTCCGCGAGCCGATCGTCATGAAGAACGTGCCCCGGCTCGTCCCCGGCTGGACCGACCCGATCGTCGTCGGCCGCCACGCCTTCGGCGACCAGTATAAGGCGACCGATTTCCGCGTCCCCGGCCCGGGCAAGCTGCGCCTGGTGTTCGAAGGCGAGGACGGCACGCTGATCGACGAGGAGGTGTTCCACTTCCCCTCGTCGGGCGTCGCGATGGGCATGTACAACCTCGACGATTCGATCCGCGACTTCGCGCGCGCCAGCCTGAACTATGGCCTCGCCCGCGAATGGCCGGTGTATCTGTCGACCAAGAACACGATCCTCAAGGCCTATGACGGCCGCTTCAAGGACCTGTTCGAGGAAGTGTTCAACGCCGAATTCAAGGCGCAGTTCGACGCGCTCGGCATCGTCTACGAGCACCGCCTGATCGACGACATGGTCGCCTCGGCGCTCAAATGGTCGGGCAAGTTCGTCTGGGCCTGCAAGAATTACGACGGCGACGTCCAGTCGGATACGGTCGCGCAGGGCTTCGGCTCGCTCGGCCTGATGACCAGCGTACTGATGACCCCCGACGGCCAGACGGTCGAATCCGAAGCCGCGCACGGCACCGTCACGCGCCACTATCGTATGCACCAGCAGGGCAAGGCGACCTCGACCAACCCGATCGCCTCGATCTTCGCCTGGACCGGCGGGCTCAAGCACCGCGGCAAGCTCGACGACAACGCCGCGCTGATCAAGTTCGCCGACGACCTCGAAAAGGTCTGCGTCGCGACGGTCGAAAGCGGCAAGATGACCAAGGATCTCGCGCTGCTGATCGGCCCCGACCAGAACTGGCTGACCACCGAGGGCTTCTTCGAGGCGATCGTCGACAACCTCGAAGCCAAGATGGGTAGCTGA
- a CDS encoding M16 family metallopeptidase, which produces MSSLSAPLPRFARSFLAVGIAAALLSASPAALAQQGAGTVQVQPDSWLYEGSDIPRDTAWQFGTLPNGVRYAVRNNGVPPGQVSIRVRMDVGSMFETEGERGFAHLLEHLTFRGSEHIPDGEAKRIWQRFGVSFGSDSNAQTTPTQTAYQLDLPSATAATLDESMKLLAGMVREPLISDTAVAAERGVVQSELRESDGPQKRIADATNAHLFAGQLLGDRSPIGTYESLAAARADTVKAFHDRWYRPDRAVVVIVGDGDPAEFARLIAKYYGDWKADGPPPKAPDFGKPDPKAPAALQIVEPNQPLALTLATLRPWVKRIDTVENTRRLYLEFLSIALVNRRLENRARAGGSYLVATAEQQYVSRSADVTLAQIVPLGDWKAALADVRGVIADATQNPPSQADIDREANEIQAFLVKELQNARNEPGARLADDMVRAVDIGETVTSPQGQVDMFSAIRASATPEVMLQISKAIFSGQATRVVLTTPTPIAGGQPALLAALKAPAVIRDDRLAAADVNFNQLPALGTPTPVVKSERLLGLRAERLEFGNGVTALVSNNMVEPGKVRVNVRFGTGNRSVAANEPNLLWTGDYAVVASGVGPWGQNEIDAITNGRQIQLNFAIDDDAFELSAESKPEDLDDQLRLIAAKLASPRWDAAPVERLRIGYLTGYDLNDATPNAVLDRNLRGWLTADDKRWSPPDKAAIEALTPAAFRAFWEPRLASGPIEVQVFGDLSTVDYRKILSETLGALAPRKPILPVGGQTVAFAPHVATPALAYHRGDKGQAAAMTAWPTSGGLANPRDARAFDVLGAIFNDRLFDRLRADQGASYGPVVDNHWPTGFDTGGYLLVGSLLAPKDIDGFYAIARDIAADLAANPVGADELARNAGPIREQVTRASTGNVYWMYLLEGATRDPRVAASALSMEQDIAAVTAGDIQRLAKQYLVPAKQWSLAILPAGMTLAEASALSKPAGAAGGR; this is translated from the coding sequence ATGTCCAGCCTGTCCGCGCCGCTCCCGCGCTTCGCCCGTTCCTTCCTTGCCGTCGGCATCGCCGCCGCCCTGCTTTCGGCGTCGCCCGCCGCGCTCGCGCAGCAGGGGGCCGGCACCGTCCAGGTCCAGCCCGACAGCTGGCTCTACGAGGGCAGCGACATTCCGCGCGATACCGCGTGGCAGTTCGGCACCCTCCCCAACGGCGTGCGTTATGCCGTGCGCAACAATGGCGTGCCCCCGGGACAGGTGTCGATCCGCGTGCGCATGGACGTCGGGTCGATGTTCGAAACCGAGGGCGAGCGCGGCTTTGCGCATCTGCTCGAACATCTGACCTTCCGCGGTTCGGAGCATATTCCCGACGGCGAAGCCAAGCGCATCTGGCAGCGCTTCGGGGTCAGCTTCGGCAGCGATTCGAACGCCCAGACGACGCCGACGCAGACCGCCTATCAACTCGACCTGCCGAGCGCGACCGCGGCGACGCTCGACGAAAGCATGAAATTGCTCGCCGGCATGGTGCGCGAGCCGCTGATCTCGGACACCGCGGTCGCCGCCGAACGCGGGGTCGTCCAGTCCGAACTGCGCGAATCGGACGGGCCGCAGAAGCGGATCGCCGACGCGACCAACGCGCATCTATTCGCCGGCCAATTGCTCGGCGACCGGTCGCCGATCGGCACCTATGAATCACTCGCCGCCGCGCGCGCCGACACCGTCAAGGCGTTTCACGACCGCTGGTACCGCCCCGACCGCGCCGTCGTGGTCATCGTCGGCGACGGCGACCCGGCTGAATTCGCGCGGCTGATCGCCAAATATTATGGCGACTGGAAAGCCGACGGTCCTCCGCCCAAGGCCCCCGATTTCGGCAAGCCCGATCCGAAGGCGCCCGCCGCGCTGCAGATCGTCGAGCCCAATCAGCCGCTGGCGCTGACATTGGCGACGCTGCGCCCATGGGTGAAGCGTATCGACACGGTCGAGAACACCCGGCGCCTCTATCTCGAATTCCTGTCGATCGCGCTGGTCAACCGGCGGCTCGAAAATCGCGCGCGGGCCGGCGGCAGCTATCTGGTCGCCACCGCCGAGCAGCAATATGTCAGCCGCAGCGCCGACGTCACGCTGGCGCAGATCGTGCCGCTCGGCGACTGGAAGGCCGCGCTCGCCGACGTCCGCGGCGTGATCGCCGACGCGACGCAGAACCCGCCCTCGCAGGCCGATATCGACCGCGAGGCGAACGAGATCCAGGCGTTCCTCGTCAAGGAGCTGCAGAATGCGCGCAACGAGCCTGGCGCGCGACTCGCCGACGACATGGTGCGTGCGGTCGATATCGGCGAGACGGTGACCAGCCCGCAGGGGCAGGTCGACATGTTCTCCGCGATCCGCGCTTCGGCGACGCCCGAAGTGATGCTCCAGATCAGCAAGGCGATCTTCTCAGGCCAAGCGACCCGCGTCGTGCTGACCACGCCGACGCCGATCGCGGGCGGCCAGCCCGCGCTGCTCGCCGCGCTCAAGGCGCCCGCGGTGATCCGCGACGACCGGCTCGCCGCCGCCGACGTCAATTTCAATCAGCTGCCCGCGCTCGGCACCCCGACGCCGGTCGTGAAGAGCGAGCGTTTGCTGGGGCTGCGCGCCGAGCGGCTCGAGTTCGGCAATGGCGTCACCGCGCTCGTCTCGAACAATATGGTCGAGCCGGGCAAGGTGCGCGTCAACGTGCGCTTCGGAACCGGCAACCGCAGCGTCGCCGCGAACGAGCCCAACCTGCTGTGGACCGGCGACTATGCCGTGGTCGCGAGCGGCGTCGGCCCGTGGGGGCAGAACGAGATCGACGCGATCACGAACGGGCGCCAGATCCAACTCAATTTCGCGATCGACGACGACGCCTTCGAACTGTCGGCCGAGAGCAAGCCCGAGGATCTCGACGACCAGCTGCGGCTGATCGCGGCGAAGCTCGCCAGCCCGCGCTGGGACGCCGCGCCGGTCGAACGGCTGCGCATCGGTTACCTTACCGGCTATGACCTCAACGATGCGACGCCGAACGCGGTACTCGACCGCAATCTGCGCGGCTGGCTGACCGCCGACGACAAGCGCTGGTCGCCCCCCGACAAGGCGGCGATTGAGGCCTTAACTCCCGCCGCCTTCCGCGCCTTCTGGGAACCGCGGCTCGCGAGCGGGCCGATCGAGGTACAGGTCTTCGGCGACCTGTCGACGGTCGATTATCGCAAGATCCTTTCGGAAACGCTGGGTGCGCTCGCCCCGCGCAAGCCTATCCTGCCCGTGGGCGGGCAGACCGTCGCTTTCGCGCCGCATGTCGCGACCCCCGCGCTCGCCTATCACCGCGGCGACAAGGGACAGGCTGCGGCGATGACCGCTTGGCCGACCAGCGGCGGCCTCGCCAATCCGCGCGATGCGCGCGCGTTCGACGTGCTCGGTGCGATCTTCAACGACCGGCTGTTCGATCGTCTCCGCGCCGATCAGGGCGCGAGCTATGGCCCAGTCGTGGACAATCACTGGCCGACGGGTTTCGACACCGGCGGCTACCTGCTCGTCGGTAGCCTGCTCGCGCCCAAGGACATCGACGGCTTCTATGCGATCGCGCGCGACATCGCCGCCGACCTTGCGGCCAATCCGGTCGGCGCCGACGAACTTGCGCGCAACGCAGGGCCGATCCGCGAACAGGTGACGCGCGCCTCGACGGGCAATGTCTATTGGATGTATCTGCTCGAAGGCGCGACGCGCGACCCGCGCGTCGCCGCATCGGCGCTGTCGATGGAGCAGGATATCGCCGCGGTGACCGCCGGGGATATCCAGCGGCTCGCGAAGCAATATCTGGTTCCCGCGAAACAATGGTCGCTGGCGATCCTGCCCGCTGGGATGACGCTCGCCGAAGCTTCGGCGCTCAGCAAGCCGGCCGGGGCGGCGGGCGGGCGCTAG
- a CDS encoding cation:proton antiporter domain-containing protein, with the protein MVSETETSLIGDALVVLGAAGIVIPAFARFRLPPVIGFILVGLLVGPSGLGSLTGDYPWLQHVTIGSAEEIALFAELGIVLLLFSIGLELSFRRLWQLRKLVFGIGAAELALGGIILGTALLLFGNLSTAAAYGLGIALALSSTALVLPIAGTKSAVGKSAFSMLLFEDLALVPIIFILAALSPTASGDSAELLLTTLWQGVLVVAGLAIGGWFLLPKIFAQAARAKDPELFLAASLLVVIVAALATAAVGLSPIVGALLAGLMIAETEYHEEVEAITAPFKGLALGVFLISVGMGLNIKTIAALWPLLIGAVVGVVLVKALVTAALLRFSGVARRGTAAEVGLLMASPSETTLIVLATALQAQLISRGTAEFWQIVTAIGLTITPLLARVGHDIARRIEMRSGESQDEDTPEGRTVVVGFGRVGHTVAQLLREHGRPYIAVDADIDTVAAARREGFIVRFADVARPGSLDKLGIESAHAIVLTMDDPVQQLRMTKAMRRKYPDLPIISRARDSDHAAALYQAGATDAVPETLESSLQLAEAVLIDLGVAMGPVIASIHDVRAKMRHEIMTKGELEREPRIRRVRRPIEGSDRG; encoded by the coding sequence ATGGTATCGGAAACAGAAACTTCGCTCATCGGCGACGCGCTGGTGGTGCTGGGCGCGGCGGGCATCGTCATTCCCGCCTTCGCCCGCTTTCGCCTGCCGCCGGTGATCGGCTTCATCCTCGTGGGCTTGCTGGTAGGGCCGTCGGGGCTGGGGTCGCTGACCGGGGACTATCCCTGGTTACAGCATGTCACCATCGGATCGGCCGAGGAAATAGCGCTGTTCGCCGAGCTTGGTATCGTGCTGCTGCTCTTCTCGATCGGGCTCGAACTGTCGTTTCGCCGCCTGTGGCAATTGCGCAAGCTGGTATTCGGCATCGGCGCCGCCGAACTTGCGCTGGGCGGCATCATTTTGGGTACCGCGCTGCTCTTGTTCGGCAATCTGTCGACCGCCGCCGCTTACGGTCTCGGCATCGCGCTCGCCCTCTCCTCGACAGCGCTGGTCCTGCCGATCGCGGGCACCAAGTCGGCGGTCGGCAAATCGGCCTTTTCGATGCTGCTCTTCGAGGATCTGGCGCTCGTCCCGATCATCTTCATCCTCGCCGCGCTGTCGCCGACCGCGTCGGGTGACAGCGCCGAACTGCTGCTGACGACGCTATGGCAGGGCGTCCTTGTAGTCGCCGGGCTCGCCATTGGCGGCTGGTTCCTGCTGCCCAAGATCTTCGCGCAGGCCGCCCGCGCCAAGGACCCCGAGCTGTTCCTCGCCGCGAGCCTGCTGGTCGTCATCGTCGCGGCGCTGGCGACCGCCGCGGTCGGATTGTCGCCGATCGTCGGCGCGCTGCTCGCGGGCCTGATGATCGCCGAGACCGAATATCATGAAGAGGTCGAGGCGATCACCGCGCCCTTCAAGGGCCTCGCGCTCGGGGTTTTCCTGATCAGCGTCGGCATGGGGCTGAATATCAAGACCATCGCGGCGCTGTGGCCGCTGCTGATCGGCGCGGTCGTCGGGGTCGTGCTGGTCAAGGCGCTGGTCACCGCCGCGCTGCTGCGCTTCTCGGGCGTTGCCCGGCGCGGCACCGCGGCCGAAGTCGGCTTGCTGATGGCGAGCCCGTCCGAAACCACCCTTATCGTGCTCGCCACCGCGCTGCAGGCGCAGTTGATCAGCCGCGGCACCGCCGAATTCTGGCAGATCGTCACCGCGATCGGGCTGACGATCACGCCCCTGTTGGCGCGCGTCGGCCACGACATCGCGCGGCGGATCGAGATGCGCAGCGGCGAGAGCCAGGACGAGGATACGCCCGAGGGTCGTACCGTCGTCGTCGGTTTCGGACGCGTCGGCCACACTGTCGCGCAATTGCTGCGCGAGCATGGCCGGCCTTACATCGCGGTCGACGCCGACATCGACACCGTCGCGGCGGCGCGGCGCGAGGGCTTCATCGTGCGCTTCGCCGACGTCGCGCGCCCGGGCAGCCTCGACAAGCTGGGCATCGAGAGCGCGCATGCCATCGTGCTGACGATGGACGATCCGGTGCAACAGCTGCGCATGACCAAGGCGATGCGCCGTAAATATCCCGACCTGCCGATCATCAGCCGCGCGCGCGATTCGGACCATGCCGCCGCGCTCTATCAGGCGGGCGCGACCGACGCGGTGCCCGAGACGCTCGAAAGCTCGCTGCAGCTCGCCGAGGCGGTGCTGATCGACCTGGGTGTCGCGATGGGACCGGTGATCGCCTCGATCCACGACGTACGCGCCAAGATGCGGCACGAGATCATGACCAAGGGCGAACTCGAGCGCGAACCGCGCATCCGCCGGGTGCGGCGCCCGATCGAGGGCAGCGATCGGGGCTAG
- the rpsB gene encoding 30S ribosomal protein S2, with translation MAAPVVTMQNLIEAGAHFGHQTHRWNPRMKPYIFGARNGIHILDLSQTVPLFARALEFVASSAASGGKVLFVGTKRQAQGPIADAARASGQHFVNHRWLGGMLTNWKTISNSIKRLKTLEEQLSGDTSGLTKKEVLNRTRERDKLEMSLGGIRDMGGIPDVMFVIDANKEELAIKEANVLGIPVVAILDSNVSPDGIAFPVPANDDAARAIRLYCDAIAQAATRGGQQARADRGEDLGAAVNPVAEPVLTEEAAPAVEEVPAAEAAAPVTEDEQVPPEAAAETERQSDA, from the coding sequence ATGGCGGCACCTGTCGTCACGATGCAGAATCTTATCGAAGCTGGCGCCCACTTCGGCCACCAGACCCACCGCTGGAACCCGCGCATGAAGCCGTATATCTTCGGCGCGCGCAACGGCATCCACATTCTCGACCTGTCGCAGACCGTGCCGCTCTTCGCGCGCGCGCTCGAATTCGTCGCTTCTTCGGCGGCCTCGGGCGGCAAGGTGCTGTTCGTCGGCACCAAGCGCCAGGCGCAGGGCCCGATCGCCGATGCGGCTCGCGCCTCGGGCCAGCATTTCGTCAACCACCGCTGGCTGGGCGGCATGCTCACCAACTGGAAGACGATTTCGAACTCGATTAAGCGTCTCAAGACGCTCGAAGAGCAGCTTTCGGGCGACACCTCGGGCCTCACCAAGAAGGAAGTGCTCAACCGCACCCGCGAACGCGACAAGCTCGAAATGTCGCTCGGCGGCATCCGCGACATGGGCGGCATTCCCGACGTGATGTTCGTGATCGACGCGAACAAGGAAGAGCTGGCGATCAAGGAAGCCAATGTTCTCGGTATCCCCGTCGTCGCGATCCTCGATTCGAACGTCTCGCCCGATGGCATCGCCTTCCCGGTTCCGGCGAACGATGACGCCGCGCGCGCCATCCGCCTCTATTGCGATGCGATCGCCCAGGCGGCGACGCGTGGTGGCCAGCAGGCCCGCGCCGATCGCGGCGAGGACCTTGGCGCTGCGGTGAACCCCGTCGCCGAGCCCGTGCTGACCGAAGAAGCGGCCCCGGCCGTCGAGGAAGTCCCGGCTGCCGAAGCTGCCGCTCCGGTGACCGAAGACGAGCAGGTTCCGCCCGAAGCGGCTGCCGAAACCGAACGTCAGAGCGACGCCTAA